One Zeugodacus cucurbitae isolate PBARC_wt_2022May chromosome 3, idZeuCucr1.2, whole genome shotgun sequence genomic region harbors:
- the LOC105209575 gene encoding uncharacterized protein LOC105209575 isoform X1, whose translation MHHKAFEVNMLEIKSHIGQQQQFHVFSISRERNYSIIPGSVRTPQKQYALVLIAFILFQLADLRMCCHISANRLISNGADAHYLINGAHSTGMKANSIAIAGKRPFSNNSNGDTEDKPTVNNKRRIGSGQPEEIFSLDDRVEANYDEYPMVVPKRAALLLDRLMVALHHALEQERRKISDFYADHNNKYAKNANIREDNDHSNDDDYEQINGNHMYSDDDPSVVMDYDFKDLNSINRATGETLMAKSFQRRGSNDLDLGENLGNVEDVAMLTGPAATDDDSGGLSGIVGRNGIGNGGRMYWRCYFNAVSCF comes from the exons ATGCATCATAAAGCATTCGAAGTAAATATGTTGGAAATTAAGAGTCATataggacaacaacaacaatttcatgtattttcaatttcacgTGAACGTAATTATTCCATTATCCCCGGCTCGGTACGAACaccacaaaaacaatatgctttGGTTTTAATTGCATTCATACTGTTCCAACTTGCCGACTTACGTATGTGTTGTCACATATCAGCAAACCGCCTAATATCAAATGGCGCTGACGCACACTATCTAATAAATGGGGCGCATTCAACAGGTATGAAAGCAAACAGTATTGCCATTGCAGGGAAGAGACCCTTTAGCAATAATAGCAATGGTGATACCGAAGATAAACCAACTGTCAACAACAAACGACGCATTGGTAGTGGACAGCCTGAGGAAATTTTTAGTCTTGATGATCGGGTTGAAGCCAATTATGATGAGTATCCG aTGGTAGTACCGAAGCGAGCTGCTCTTTTATTAGATCGACTTATGGTTGCTCTACATCATGCTCTAGAACAAGAACGGCGCAAAATAAGCGATTTTTATGCGGACCACAATAATAAATACGCTAAAAACGCCAACATTAGGGAGGATAATGATCATAGTAATGATGATGATTATGAGCAAATTAATGGTAATCATATGTACAGCGATGATGATCCTTCAGTTGTAATGGATTACGATTTCAAAGATTTAAATTCGATAAATCGTGCCACTGGCGAAACT TTAATGGCAAAGAGCTTTCAGAGAAGAGGAAGCAATGACTTGGATTTGGGAGAAAACCTTGGCAACGTCGAAGATGTGGCTATGCTTACGGGTCCTGCAGCAACAGATGACGATTCTGGTGGTTTAAGTGGTATTGTTGGTCGAAATGGAATCGGCAATGGAGGACGTATGTACTGGCGTTGTTATTTCAATGCAGTAAGCTgcttctaa
- the LOC105209575 gene encoding uncharacterized protein LOC105209575 isoform X2, whose protein sequence is MHHKAFEVNMLEIKSHIGQQQQFHVFSISRERNYSIIPGSVRTPQKQYALVLIAFILFQLADLRMCCHISANRLISNGADAHYLINGAHSTGMKANSIAIAGKRPFSNNSNGDTEDKPTVNNKRRIGSGQPEEIFSLDDRVEANYDEYPMVVPKRAALLLDRLMVALHHALEQERRKISDFYADHNNKYAKNANIREDNDHSNDDDYEQINGNHMYSDDDPSVVMDYDFKDLNSINRATGETRRGSNDLDLGENLGNVEDVAMLTGPAATDDDSGGLSGIVGRNGIGNGGRMYWRCYFNAVSCF, encoded by the exons ATGCATCATAAAGCATTCGAAGTAAATATGTTGGAAATTAAGAGTCATataggacaacaacaacaatttcatgtattttcaatttcacgTGAACGTAATTATTCCATTATCCCCGGCTCGGTACGAACaccacaaaaacaatatgctttGGTTTTAATTGCATTCATACTGTTCCAACTTGCCGACTTACGTATGTGTTGTCACATATCAGCAAACCGCCTAATATCAAATGGCGCTGACGCACACTATCTAATAAATGGGGCGCATTCAACAGGTATGAAAGCAAACAGTATTGCCATTGCAGGGAAGAGACCCTTTAGCAATAATAGCAATGGTGATACCGAAGATAAACCAACTGTCAACAACAAACGACGCATTGGTAGTGGACAGCCTGAGGAAATTTTTAGTCTTGATGATCGGGTTGAAGCCAATTATGATGAGTATCCG aTGGTAGTACCGAAGCGAGCTGCTCTTTTATTAGATCGACTTATGGTTGCTCTACATCATGCTCTAGAACAAGAACGGCGCAAAATAAGCGATTTTTATGCGGACCACAATAATAAATACGCTAAAAACGCCAACATTAGGGAGGATAATGATCATAGTAATGATGATGATTATGAGCAAATTAATGGTAATCATATGTACAGCGATGATGATCCTTCAGTTGTAATGGATTACGATTTCAAAGATTTAAATTCGATAAATCGTGCCACTGGCGAAACT AGAAGAGGAAGCAATGACTTGGATTTGGGAGAAAACCTTGGCAACGTCGAAGATGTGGCTATGCTTACGGGTCCTGCAGCAACAGATGACGATTCTGGTGGTTTAAGTGGTATTGTTGGTCGAAATGGAATCGGCAATGGAGGACGTATGTACTGGCGTTGTTATTTCAATGCAGTAAGCTgcttctaa
- the LOC105209574 gene encoding uncharacterized protein LOC105209574: MRTPHYDKIKRKYHDMSNERKYLLDPKYMTKRDLQYYYRYYHSADKRRLHCKKIIFIVLCVCFVAYLFVDYNIRTKIIKFRDRFEFLARIDAAYNVSQTYFVNTPGCHIPHFDMNNYRLMQYIRSPQNLTCKKAITRTSEVGSRLWWTITDKELMYYYKLNDTSNIDCHYSPLKHNYKISNNIFGDIVPFKLLFNQSIEIAPDIEFIRVRCSDIYRQYFYEDYHFFAVNKTQQRMSYAEKKQKNKRLKKANENENPSGYLHEKDNDISEPTQKLSVMIIGIDSVSHLNFLRYMKRSVDYIRKRLNYVEFWGFNKVGDNTYPNLIPLLTGLAADEFKLACMHAKELHNIDCPFIWKRFTDAGYRTSFLEDVARNSLFSMDNIFSHPPTDYYIRPIVKEMENRVGYYYSVSLNLCMGGRRTIDLVLQMIHKLTPFLKKENFFSFFWLASMTHDFIYMPKLLDNDFVDLFERFQKTEVFNKTIILLLSDQGLRWSSFRRTYQGMMEERQPLLITIYPSWFKQRYAEAVANLEINANRLTTFYDVYATILDLLHLHNLEPSNLKARSRELHDFDTIPRGISLFLPVPETRTCENAGIASQWCTCYQRTELQTNDGRVQEAARYVVKLINEQLKPYPQCRAIYLNSIMEAVLLTPHHTIVKDINNDYDIDISLRLQTKPGLAVFESTVRISGYTKKLTDTISRLNLYESQSYCINNEALKMYCYCHR; encoded by the exons ATGCGAACACCCCATTACgacaaaattaaacgaaaatacCACGACATGAGTAATGA gcGAAAATATCTGTTGGACCCGAAATATATGACAAAACGTGACCTCCAATACTATTACCGATACTATCACAGCGCGGATAAACGTCGACttcattgtaaaaaaatcatatttattgtattgtgtgtgtgttttgtcgCTTATCTTTTTGTTGATTATAACATTCgtacaaaaatcattaaatttcgtGATCGTTTCGAGTTTTTGGCTCGAATTGATGCCGCATATAACGTTAGTCAAACGTATTTTGTAAACACTCCAGGTTGTCACATTCCACACTTTGATATGAATAACTATcgtttaatgcaatatataagaTCACCCCAAAATCTAACTTGTAAGAAAGCTATAACCCGAACTAGCGAAGTGGGTTCACGTTTGTGGTGGACCATAACCGACAAAGAATTaatgtattattataaattaaatgataCAAGCAACATCGATTGCCACTATAGTCCACTGAAACACAactacaaaatttcaaacaatataTTCGGTGATATAGTTCCATTCAAATTGCTTTTCAACCAGTCTATTGAAATTGCACCCGATATAGAATTTATTCGTGTTCGTTGCTCAGACATATATAGGCAATACTTCTATGAAGACTACCACTTTTTTGCCGTAAATAAGACACAACAAAGAATGAGTTATGCTgagaaaaagcagaaaaataaaaggttaaaaaaagctaatgaaaatgaaaaccctAGCGGCTACTTACACGAAAAGGACAATGATATAAGTGAGCCTACCCAAAAGCTTTCTGTAATGATTATAGGAATTGACAGTGTATCACATTTAAACTTTTTACGATATATGAAGCGTTCTGTGGATTACATTCGAAAGCGCTTAAATTATGTAGAATTTTGGGGTTTCAATAAAGTGGGCGACAATACATATCCCAATCTAATTCCACTTCTTACTGGGCTTGCTGCAGATGAGTTCAAATTAGCATGCATGCATGCAAAGGAATTACATAATATCGATTGTCCATTTATATGGAAACGATTCACAGATGCTGGATATAGGACTTCTTTCCTCGAGGATGTCGCTAGAAATAGTCTTTTCAGTATGGACAATATTTTCAGCCATCCACCAACTGACTATTATATACGACCCATTGTCAAGGAAATGGAGAATCGTGTTGGTTATTATTACTCTGTAAGCCTGAATTTATGTATGGGAGGACGACGCACGATTGATTTGGTACTACAAATGATTCATAAGCTGACACCATTCCTCAAAAAAGAGAATTTCTTTTCATTCTTTTGGCTTGCGTCCATGACCcacgattttatatatatgccaAAATTACTGGATAATGATTTTGTTGATTTATTTGAACGTTTTCAAAAAACTGaggtttttaataaaacaataattctaCTGCTGAGCGATCAAGGCTTACGCTGGAGCTCTTTTCGTCGTACATACCAAGGCATGATGGAGGAACGCCAACCACTACTCATAACCATTTATCCGTCATGGTTTAAGCAAAGGTACGCCGAAGCTGTTGCTAATTTGGAAATCAATGCCAATCGTTTAACAACTTTCTATGATGTGTACGCAACAATTTTAGATCTACTTCATTTACATAACTTAGAACCATCAAACCTAAAAGCACGCTCTAGGGAGCTACACGATTTTGATACAATTCCCAGAGGTATCAGCTTATTTCTTCCAGTGCCCGAGACACGCACTTGTGAAAACGCGGGAATTGCTTCACAATGGTGCACATGTTATCAGCGAACCGAATTGCAAACAAATGATGGGCGAGTACAGGAAGCGGCGCGTTATGTGGTCAAACTGATCAACGAACAACTGAAACCGTATCCGCAATGCAGGGCAATATATTTAAACTCAATCATGGAAGCAGTTTTGTTAACACCACATCATACTATTGTCAAGGACATTAATAATGATTATGATATCGACATTTCCTTACGATTACAAACTAAACCCGGATTGGCAGTATTCGAATCAACTGTACGTATATCAGGGTACACAAAGAAGCTTACCGATACCATAAGTCGACTTAATTTATACGAAAGCCAAAGCTATTGTATAAATAATGAAGCTCTTAAAATGTACTGTTATTGTCACAGatag